A stretch of the Hippoglossus hippoglossus isolate fHipHip1 chromosome 1, fHipHip1.pri, whole genome shotgun sequence genome encodes the following:
- the LOC117757534 gene encoding B-cell receptor CD22-like isoform X1, translating into MSVTAAASGFVVLLLTVTVVWSQNGWDVSYTSTEICAFRGSTVDITYAPKVPTVSVSPSGEIMEGSSVTLTCSSDANPAANYTWYKEDEDSPKASGQIFTITNITAEHGGNYQCEAQNTQGRSKATLHLTVGAGKSVIIMNILRLTLVVVLVPVLVWTLWTRMKKTLSLKSEANEAVEMIESHNCPEYENVAAAAQTEDTEEQEDLV; encoded by the exons Atgagtgtaactgcagcagcgagtggatttgttgtccttcttctcactgtgacag tggtgTGGAGTCAGAATGGCTGggatgtgagttacacttctactgagatctgtgccttcagaggatcaacagtggacattacct ATGCTCCAAAGGTTCCcactgtgtcagtgagtccctctggtgagatcatggagggcagctcggtgactctgacctgcagcagtgatgctaacccagcagctaattACACCTGGTACAAGGAGGACGAGGACTCACCAAAAGCATCAGGACAAATCTTCACCATCACTAATATCACAGCTGAACATGGTGGAAATTATCAGTGTGAGGCCCAGAACACACAAGGACGTAGTAAGGCCACCTTACATCTGACTGTTGGAGCAG GGAAGTCAGTGATAATCATGAATATCCTCAGGCTGACTCTGGTGGTCGTGCTGGTTCCAGTGCttgtctggactctgtggacgag GATGAAGAAAACTCTGAGCTTGAAGTCAGAAGCGAATGAAGCTGTGGAGATGATAGAG tcacacaactgTCCTGAGTATGAGAAcgtcgctgctgcagcacagacagaagacacagaggagcaggaagacctGGTGTGA
- the LOC117757340 gene encoding B-cell receptor CD22-like, whose protein sequence is MFTTNQPTGSLTGSAGVTLSVTDLHVQVSRSVKGDSYNYAELRCQSSCRLPDHLNYVWYKNQQKEIEGASYSDFFRRADRVSCAVEGHEDFRSPSMLVWSQNGWNVSYTSTEICAFRGSTVDINYAPKPPSVSVSPSGEIMEGSSVTLTCSSDANPAANYTWYKEDEDSPKASGQIFTITDITAEHGGNYQCEAQNTQGRSKATLHLTVGAVKSVIIMNIIRLTLVVVLVPVLVWTLWTRMKKTLSLKSEANEAVEMIESHNCPEYENVAAAAQTEDTEEQEDLV, encoded by the exons atgttcacaacaaaccaacctactgggagtttaactggttcagctggagtcactctgtctgtcacag atttgcatgtgcaggtgAGCAGATCAGTGAAGGGTGACTCTTATAACTATGCAGAGCTCAGGTGTCAGAGCAGTTGTCGTCTTCCTGATCATCTGAACTACGTCTGGTACAAGAATCAACAGAAGGAGATTGAAGGAGCAtcttattcagatttttttcgTCGTGCAGACAGAGTTTCCTGTGCTGTTGAAGGACACGAGGATTTCCGCTCTCCGTCAATGT tggtatGGAGTCAGAATGGCTGGAatgtgagttacacttctactgagatctgtgccttcagaggatcaacagtggacattaact ACGCTccaaagcctccctctgtgtcagtgagtccctctggtgagatcatggagggcagctcggtgactctgacctgcagcagtgatgctaacccagcagctaattACACCTGGTACAAGGAGGACGAGGACTCACCAAAAGCATCAGGACaaatcttcaccatcactgatATCACAGCTGAACATGGTGGAAATTATCAGTGTGAGGCCCAGAACACACAAGGACGTAGTAAGGCCACCTTACATCTGACTGTTGGAGCAG TGAAGTCAGTGATAATCATGAATATCATCAGGCTGACTCTGGTGGTCGTGCTGGTTCCAGTGCttgtctggactctgtggacgag GATGAAGAAAACTCTGAGCTTGAAATCAGAAGCGAATGAAGCTGTGGAGATGATAGAG tcacacaactgTCCTGAGTATGAGAAcgtcgctgctgcagcacagacagaagacacagaggagcaggaagacctGGTGTGA